Genomic window (Pseudomonadota bacterium):
GAAACTGCGCCTCGCGGAACCCCCGCCGCCAGGCTTCGAGCGCGGCGCGGTAGGCCGTGCGGAAGGCGCGCACGGCCGCGACCGCCTCGAAAAAGGCGCTGCGTTGCCCGCGACCGACGGCGAAGGTCGGGTTGCGTTCGCGGAGCGCCTCGGCGAGACGCTGACGGGCGAATCGCATACCGCCTGCCAATGATTCCGGGGGTTAGGGGAGCTTGCCGCGCTCCCGCACGGTCCCGGCGTCCTGCACTGAAGTGGCGTCCGAGGGCGACCCGTCGAGCCACGGTCGAAACCTCCCGGACCTGAGGTGCTGCGGCCCGTGCAGAGCGTCCCAGTTGGCACGCCGAGCAGCCTCCAGGAACAACTCGAGTTCCTCGTCCGCCGTGTAGTCATTTCGATTGTTCGACAAGACGCAGTCCTTCGTCGTCACTGAACCAATGATACCACTTTGCCACGAGCGGCCTGTAGACGCTCGCAAAAAGAACCAGTCCGGTTCGGAATCGGCGTCGCACGTCGACTTCAGGCACCGAGTGACCGCCCGCGGCTACGCGCGTGGCGACACGCCTGACCGCGAAATCGGCTGAGGGTACTTCGATGAAGTGGAGACTCGTGCGAAAACCTCGACTGGCCCAGCTCGGTATACGCCTCGCGTACATCCTTGATGAAAGCGTCGTCTCGACCACAAACGAGCTCCAGCCTTTCTCCAGGTCGCTCAACCGCCGAACCAGCTCACGCCCTGCCGCGACAGGATGCGAATACGCTGCGCTCTCTCGCTGGATCTCGTCCGCGTTGAGGAACACCGCTGTCGGATACCGAACCCGCAAAACCTGCCGGGCAAAGGTGGTCTTTCCGGAGCCGTTCGCGCCCGCTATCAGGATCGCGTCGAGCGTCGTCTGGTGCATTCTGGACACCAGTCTTGCTCATCACGAACCGATCGCCAACGCTGCTGTGCGCTGTCCAAGATCAGCTCCGTCGAATGATGCCGGATAGGTCCCCATCGTCTCTAGACCGATAGTCATCAAGCCCCTGTCATCGGGCGGGTCCTTTCGGTCCCTGACCCGCGTTTGTTCAGCTAGGCAGCTTAGCCTTGACGGTAGTCGGATCTGTGACTTTGGCTGCACCGGGCTCTTGACCGAAAAACTTGCTCCAATTTGCGCCGCCCTGGTGGCCGTTGAACCTTGATGCAGGTCGGGGCCGCTTGGTAGCCTCCTGGGGAAATCAACCCAAACCAGGTAGCAAACAGAAGCTGTGAGTGGGAGCGTCAGCGTCTTCAGATCCCATACGCTTTGATTCCAAGTCCCGGCCGATAGAGTAGGGATATCTCGTACTTCGTCTCCCCTGCATCACCTCTCGCTCGCCTGTACTCGCGTAGGACGCCAACCTCGAGTAGTTTCTTGATGACCTTGTTCCAGCCGCCTGGCCCTGCGTGCAGAGCGCCCGCAGGTGCTCCCTTCGGTGACTTTTTCCGCGAGGCAGCCTTGCGAAGCTCCTTCTTCATGAACGCCGTAACCTCGGAGAGCGTTCCTGTGGGCTTCATTCCTTGAATCGCCGAAAGATAGGGACTCAGCGTTACGTACTCCTTCTGCAGATCGTCAACCCGAGCGGCGCTTGCTTCCGTGTACCCATGCTGGATGGCGGCAGATCGAAGCACTCGATCCGCGAGCGGCTCCAACGAACGCTGATGCTCGATCGCCTTCGCCAACAACTGAACGAAGGTCCTCGGAAACATCCGGTCCAAACCGTCAGACGTTCGTCGCTGGATGAAGCGAGCGGTCGATACCTTCTTTCCCTTCTCCATGCTGTCTCCCCAGAGTGGGATCAGAAGACGCCGCAGCCGTCCTTCATCCTGCGGCCACCGACCCGGGGCGGCCGATGGATCCAAGCCGTGAACCACGGCCTTCATGTATGTCTCGCTCGTCGCAGCAATGTTGAGTCCCAGCCGCCACAAATCGCTGGGATCCCACCGCAGCTGGACCGTGGCCGCGGCAAGGTGGCTTTGGTTCTGGATGTCGATGTCGGAGTAGATGTCCTCGCGAAGGAACACTTTGAAGCTCAGTTTACGAGAAACACCCCGTAGGTTCTCAAGCGCCTCGACGAGACCGTTGACGAATCGCTGCCTTCGTTCGAGCGACCGTGCATCGGATCCGAACCCGATGTCGAGTCCGTCGTAGAGCAGCACGACGGAGCTGTCCCCGGAAGACAGGAGCTCCCCATCGATCGAGCGCACCAGCTCCTCGGCCAACGTGCCCGCCCGTGGATAGGCGAGCGCCCTTTCAAGCGCCGTCTGAAGCGCGCGGGGCGTCGAAGCTGTCGCGACGCCGCCCACAAGACGTCGCTGCTGCGCAGGGAAGTCGTGCGCGATACGCGTCCAGGAATCGGGACGGTATCGAAAAAGACGATTGGCGGCATAGAGCAGCCAGAACGCGCCGTGAAGCTGTCTCTGCTTGAGTTTCAGCCGCGTGTGCTGCTCGAGCTCCCTGAAAGCGCTTGCCGTAAGGACGCTGTCCTTGGAGGCATGGGCCGGCAGGAAAGTCATGTTGGTTACCCGGGCCTGACCGACTTTCGAGCTCAGGTAGGCATAGAGCCATGTCTTACCGGACCCTTTGGATCCCACCACGTACCAGGTCGCCCGATCCAAGATGGCTTTGAAGTCACCGGGATCCACGAAGTTCTGCACGATGGTGGCAGGATCCGTGCTTTCCGCGAAAGCAAGGTTCGAAAGGCCCGCACGCTTGGACAACTCGTCGAGCACCTGCTGTGGCTCGAACGCGGGGAGTCCGGCTACAGTCGCGTCGGCGGGCTGCAGCAGAAGCGCGTCGAGCTCGTCGAGCAGGGCTCGGTACGTGCCGGCGGAGCGCTGGACAAAATCGGTACTCAACGCGTCCGCCAACGCAATCCCGCGCCGGTACTCGATCCCTTCACGCGCCACAGGCACCCTTTCGGCAACATCCGCGTCATCCAGCGAGGCGGCATCCTGACCGAGAACCAGCTCCGCGTACATCGCTTCGATACGGCTGACGAACTCAGCGAGTCTGTACCTGCCTTCGGGCCCCTCGGGAACCATGCTCGGCACGATCAGGACCTCAGGCAAGCCCTCCCGGTTCGCGTGCGCGGCGCGTACCGCTTCGAGGAACACGCGAAACCCGTCCCAGGACTGC
Coding sequences:
- a CDS encoding zeta toxin family protein, which codes for MHQTTLDAILIAGANGSGKTTFARQVLRVRYPTAVFLNADEIQRESAAYSHPVAAGRELVRRLSDLEKGWSSFVVETTLSSRMYARRIPSWASRGFRTSLHFIEVPSADFAVRRVATRVAAGGHSVPEVDVRRRFRTGLVLFASVYRPLVAKWYHWFSDDEGLRLVEQSK